One Drosophila subobscura isolate 14011-0131.10 chromosome U, UCBerk_Dsub_1.0, whole genome shotgun sequence DNA window includes the following coding sequences:
- the LOC117900677 gene encoding dynein-1-beta heavy chain, flagellar inner arm I1 complex: MTSSSAVEDEHLTDSDLTDDEERNVEQRQEELRVETPRPVYSDEELHQLVEFIQRMCVLSGLDHRDWHENSVDIIRRWLLEVNEPLLTVFYDGSTLSACLGFPTMYIIDMSYFRREPNEIFSVEAFHDEIQFGTVHSDVDGCLLHVLEWLYMPFFRNYPEWNETVRQRFCSSMDRFLGFLTGMHYQIGGMAVLYVPGVIKQLDGVAKLDRQLVRSLEGIALYWTTQIRTVLGDCTLTVPHDLVTVRDEFEFWEYRYEVLQGINAQLAQSDVAKVFHVLRHSNSVHMPQMEELIATAKLELLQSLSNLKYLQLLIEPCSKIELSNSPAELTKLLPRIIHLVRFIWLNSEHYNTRELITGLFRNLSNQIIKFCTEQTKVQEILQGRPRFGIEMCNMSIECCLVYKGIYEEISRQHTQVDWQLDEGIIFNHVDAFGERLNDVIDICESMIVFGRLDEHETIPRAEFGGTRGAELDKIAANVENIFLETLGKLQRCCGPQSIILNVHREDWYDEVAMYRANVQHLEETVQRLIFNVFQHVCNVEEALEGLQAMLFYSYRHHGTLRKTFLREVSRLWRMFSQEMDATSRKLLECRQQPESWLSPHVSRALNYRINLERLTWLRNRLKSAAWLPAVKEAAATLAKFDSLRKEYDRESRQAYEDWQSECCGSSADLNQRLERYLIVRSKQARGLLECNIDPAVVEICEQAQHFERLALPIPSTIKKFYERSDSLRSAYNSVTQLCLSYNRILMGLSDRERKLFRPLILACDRHLAPGIFKHTYGDDISEQTFFDECGAFLRDFQEIVHIYKRANRGVARCCEKICDTTLLRFNFMGAVDIIVLQHQLSGWLTSAGNTLRNYYNNIVELLSAFSRQFHLVKDEMSAEWILYVNGLDDMLANAFMTSARSSLTKLYEALHRDEDMAPAPILVLESDVKEGRIVFSPDMDTIGTILCGVIDNIRCMLDQFPRLGYKLRLPKAEQRQGFAGVFREDQECSELMRSIQAEISKQRQEMDSYQEHWNHHRMLWENTEEHFTQRLLKSDRTAGVFEGGIEHYSALADDVSFVDAITNVYFILINQNALKSTILDWIEKWQALNIKMLLDHATNWMRSTYRYMRRNERNVMMVPRTIRETLAAKQLFERLVREVPLKQATFTPMLELFVLLHKYQVKLAENTHEQVLGLESAWLHYLQTLSEADEMLDNEGDENKLELAKQAEKFKFILKEFLDDFYSKLPKK; encoded by the exons ATGACGTCCTCTAGCGCTGTAGAAGATGAACATCTTACAGACTCTGATTTGACCGATGATGAGG aGCGCAACGTGGAGCAGCgccaggaggagctgcgtgTTGAGACACCTCGGCCGGTGTACAGCGATGAGGAATTGCATCAATTGGTGGAGTTTATACAACGCATGTGTGTGCTGAGCGGCTTGGATCATCGTGACTGGCATGAGAACTCAGTGGACATTATtcgccgctggctgctggaggTCAACGAGCCCCTGCTGACAGTTTTCTATGATGGGAGCACGCTGAGCGCCTGCCTGGGCTTCCCAACCATGTACATCATCGATATGAGCTACTTTCGTCGCGAACCGAACGAGATCTTCAGTGTGGAGGCCTTCCACGATGAGATCCAATTTGGCACCGTTCATAGCGACGTggatggctgcctgctgcatgtcCTGGAGTGGCTCTATATGCCCTTCTTCCGCAACTATCCGGAGTGGAATGAGACTGTTCGCCAGCGCTTTTGCTCGAGCATGGATAGGTTTCTGGGATTTCTCACTGGCATGCACTACCAGATTGGTGGCATGGCCGTGCTCTATGTTCCCGGTGTGATCAAACAGCTTGACGGCGTGGCCAAGCTGGACAGGCAGCTGGTCAGGAGCCTGGAAGGCATTGCGCTCTATTGGACAACTCAAATACGCACCGTGCTGGGCGATTGCACATTGACGGTGCCACACGATCTGGTCACGGTGCGGGATGAGTTTGAGTTCTGGGAATATCGCT ATGAAGTCCTGCAGGGCATCAACGCCCAATTGGCGCAGTCGGATGTGGCAAAGGTTTTCCACGTGCTGCGGCACTCCAACTCCGTTCACATGCCCCAAATGGAAGAGCTAATAGCGACGGCCAAACTGGAGCTGCTTCAATCTTTGTCCAACTTGAAGTATCTCCAACTGCTGATCGAGCCCTGCTCCAAAATTGAGCTGTCCAACAGCCCGGCGGAGCTGACAAAGCTGCTACCCAGAATAATCCATCTCGTGCGCTTCATTTGGCTGAATTCGGAGCACTACAATACGAGGGAGCTCATCACGGGTCTGTTTCGGAATCTCAGCAATCAGATTATCAAATTCTGCACCGAGCAGACCAAAGTGCAGGAGATACTCCAGGGACGGCCACGTTTTGGCATCGAGATGTGCAACATGTCCATCGAATGTTGTTTGGTCTACAAGGGAATCTATGAGGAAATATCGCGGCAGCACACCCAAGTGGATTGGCAGCTGGACGAGGGGATTATCTTCAATCATGTGGATGCCTTTGGGGAGCGGCTCAACGATGTGATTGATATTTGCGAGTCGATGATTGTATTTGGACGTTTGGATGAACACGAGACCATACCCAGGGCAGAGTTTGGCGGCACCAGAGGCGCGGAGCTGGACAAGATTGCGGCAAATGTGGAGAATATCTTTCTGGAGACACTCGGGAAGCTGCAACGCTGCTGTGGCCCACAGTCGATCATCCTGAATGTTCATCGCGAGGACTGGTACGACGAGGTGGCCATGTATCGTGCGAATGTCCAGCACCTGGAGGAAACCGTTCAGCGTCTGATCTTCAATGTGTTTCAGCATGTCTGCAATGTCGAGGAGGCACTGGAAGGACTGCAAGCCATGCTCTTCTACTCCTATCGCCATCACGGCACTCTGCGGAAGACTTTCCTGCGGGAGGTGAGTCGCTTGTGGCGCATGTTCTCCCAGGAAATGGATGCCACATCGAGAAAGCTGCTGGAGTGTCGACAGCAACCAGAATCCTGGCTCTCCCCTCATGTCTCCCGTGCCCTCAACTATCGCATCAATCTGGAACGCCTCACCTGGCTGCGAAATCGTTTGAAGAGCGCCGCATGGCTGCCGGCCGTCAaggaggctgctgccacgctGGCCAAATTCGATTCGCTGCGCAAGGAGTACGATCGAGAGTCGCGTCAGGCCTACGAGGACTGGCAATCGGAGTGCTGTGGCTCGTCCGCCGATCTCAACCAGCGACTCGAGCGCTATCTGATAGTACGCAGCAAGCAGGCCAGAGGTTTGCTCGAGTGCAACATAGATCCAGCTGTGGTCGAGATCTGCGAGCAGGCGCAGCACTTTGAGCGTTTGGCTCTTCCCATTCCAAGTACCATTAAAAAGTTCTACGAGCGAAGCGACAGCCTAAGATCTGCGTACAACAGCGTCACCCAATTGTGTCTCAGCTACAATCGCATCCTCATGGGCCTCTCGGATCGCGAACGCAAGCTATTTCGACCGCTCATCCTAGCCTGCGATCGGCACTTGGCGCCGGGCATCTTCAAACACACCTACGGCGACGATATAAGCGAGCAAACGTTCTTCGATGAATGCGGGGCGTTTCTGCGAGACTTTCAGGAGATTGTGCACATTTACAAGCGCGCGAATCGAGGTGTGGCCAGGTGCTGCGAAAAGATTTGCGACACCACGCTGCTGCGCTTTAATTTCATGGGCGCCGTGGACATAATCgtgctgcagcatcagctaTCCGGCTGGCTAACCAGCGCTGGCAACACACTGAGAAATTATTACAATAATATTGTGGAGCTGCTTTCCGCCTTTAGCAGGCAGTTCCATTTGGTGAAAGATGAG atGTCTGCTGAGTGGATTCTGTATGTAAACGGTCTGGATGATATGCTGGCGAATGCATTCATGACCAGTGCACGCAGCTCGCTGACCAAGCTCTATGAAGCGCTGCATCGCGATGAGGATATGGCGCCTGCACCCATTTTGGTACTGGAATCGGATGTGAAGGAGGGTCGGATTGTGTTTAGTCCAGATATGGATACAATTGGCACTATCCTGTGTGGTGTGATTGACAATATTCGCTGCATGTTGGATCAGTTTCCGCGACTGGGCTACAAGCTGCGGCTGCCCAAGGCGGAGCAGCGTCAGGGATTCGCTGGAGTGTTTCGCGAGGATCAGGAATGCTCCGAGCTGATGCGCAGCATTCAAGCGGAAATATcgaagcagcggcaggagaTGGACAGCTATCAAGAGCACTGGAATCACCATCGCATGCTGTGGGAAAACACCGAAGAACATTTCACCCAACGACTGCTGAAAAGTGACCGAACAGCGGGAGTGTTTGAGGGTGGCATTGAACATTATAGCGCCCTGGCCGATGATGTGTCCTTTGTGGATGCCATCACGAATGTTTACTTCATATTAATCAATCAGAATGCGCTAAAGAGCACCATTTTGGATTGGATAGAGAAATGGCAGGCGTTGAATATTAAAATGCTGCTGGATCATGCCACCAATTGGATGAGAT CCACCTATCGCTATATGCGTCGGAATGAGCGGAATGTGATGATGGTGCCGCGCACAATTCGCGAAACGTTGGCTGCCAAACAGCTCTTCGAACGTTTGGTCCGGGAGGTGCCGCTCAAGCAGGCGACCTTTACACCCATGCTGGAgctgtttgtgctgctgcacaaaTATCAAGTAAAACTGGCCGAGAATACGCATGAGCAGGTGCTCGGCTTGGAATCCGCTTGGTTGCACTACCTTCAGACCTTGAGCGAGGCGGATGAGATGCTCGACAATGAAGGCGATGAGAACAAAttggagctggccaagcaggCGGAAAAATTTAAGTTTATATTGAAGGAGTTCCTCGACGACTTCTACTCTAAATTACCCAAGAAATAG
- the LOC117901650 gene encoding UDP-glucuronosyltransferase 1-1 yields MNRSPVRSILLLMLGICSTAQVESHHILGLFVNVHRSQLLVHMAVARALLQRGHQLTVVTTLPLEEVELQGNVTHILVPWEQPADEVHPGSTSDWLLRLQRMFIRLEQSGDLLDQPAWKDFLQLSPKPHFDLLLLGYHFNDHLLGVAAHFNCPAVIVSTQQPIGFVNSLMGNPEERWYVPQPYDSRQRSGISAWLFGVWEKLMEMVARRVLQKIYSLHFPEPQYPPFETLRRSVVLALNNHHMISEGPIAPLLPGMIDIGGILLEQKLNETLPEIARNRSLIIFSLGTRFSWKRAPGHLVETFTQAFAQFPDHDIYWTYDGPNASEIMSHHSHLKLAKWWPQRHLLGQQQACLFITHGGKGSLTEALYYGVPMLGLPLLGDQRSNLQKMEAKGWGLTLSMQNVSYVEVAKAMGRILSNSRYSVIISTASHLYRDRPMNASDVATYWLEYVIRHGGAKHLYSPARQLNFIQYYSLDVYAVVFGGLLLLIGIFSRINQL; encoded by the exons ATGAACCGATCGCCGGTCCGCTCTATACTGCTGTTGATGCTCGGCATTTGCAGCACGGCACAGGTAGAGTCCCACCACATACTCGGCCTCTTTGTCAATGTGCATCGCTCccagctgctggtgcacaTGGCCGTGGCACGTGCTCTGCTGCAACGCGGTCATCAGCTGACTGTGGTCACAACGCTGCCCTTGGAGGAAGTGGAACTGCAGGGCAATGTCACACACATTCTGGTGCCATGGGAACAGCCAGCGGATGAGGTTCATCCGGGATCCACTTCAGACTGGCTACTGCGTTTGCAGCGGATGTTTATTCGCTTGGAGCAGTCGGGGGATCTGCTCGATCAGCCTGCCTGGAAAGATTTCCTGCAGCTGTCACCCAAACCCCACTTTGATTTGTTACTTTTGGGCTACCATTTCAATGATCATCTTCTGGGCGTGGCTGCGCATTTCAATTGTCCAGCGGTGATAGTCTCCACCCAACAACCAATTGGATTTGTCAACAGTCTCATGGGGAATCCAGAGGAGCGTTGGTATGTGCCACAGCCATATGACAGTCGACAGCGCAGTGGAATCTCAGCCTGGCTCTTTGGCGTGTGGGAAAAGTTAATGGAAATGGTGGCGAGAAGAGTTCTGCAAAAGATTTACAG TTTACACTTTCCCGAGCCGCAGTATCCTCCTTTCGAGACGCTGCGTCGTTCTGTTGTCTTGGCTCTGAATAATCATCACATGATCAGCGAGGGACCCATTGCTCCGCTTTTGCCCGGCATGATTGATATTGGTGGAATACTCTTGGAGCAAAAGTTGAATGAAACGTTGCCAGAGATTGCGCGGAATCGTTCGCTCATCATCTTCAGTTTGGGCACTCGCTTTAGTTGGAAAAGAGCCCCTGGGCATTTGGTTGAGACATTTACACAGGCGTTTGCTCAATTTCCCGACCATGATATCTATTGGACATATGATGGCCCCAATGCCAGTGAAATTATGTCGCATCATTCCCATCTGAAGCTGGCCAAATGGTGGCCCCAGCGGCACTtgctgggccagcagcaggcgtgCCTCTTCATCACACACGGCGGCAAGGGCAGCCTCACCGAGGCGCTGTATTATGGAGTGCCCATGCTGGGTCTACCCCTGCTGGGCGATCAACGATCCAATCTGCAAAAGATGGAAGCCAAGGGCTGGGGTTTGACTCTGTCCATGCAGAATGTCAGCTACGTGGAGGTGGCCAAAGCAATGGGCAGAATTCTCAGCAATTCCCGTTACTCTGTAATCATATCGACAGCTTCCCATCTCTATCGCGATCGTCCGATGAATGCCAGCGATGTGGCAACCTACTGGCTGGAGTATGTCATACGTCACGGGGGTGCCAAGCATCTGTACAGTCCCGCACGGCAGCTGAACTTTATTCAGTATTACTCACTCGATGTCTATGCGGTGGTGTTTGGTGGATTGTTGCTGCTAATTGGAATTTTTAGCAGAATAAACCAATTGTGA